A stretch of the Alnus glutinosa chromosome 6, dhAlnGlut1.1, whole genome shotgun sequence genome encodes the following:
- the LOC133871338 gene encoding uncharacterized protein LOC133871338, which translates to MYSVAKMRSDRKPPLAKSPVRLRPRRVLRSNSTSLQTPPGSLTKSERPNRFWGADASDLRPEYLSISCELRALTKKVREEFGDGDSDNAGISNSFSASSSTLFERGRFYEEYCAKRNERLKRKKNDTGDGRKSVYNLGVTVESAKKSTSTKKLETLRKSVSAAYTVERSEAPTPRYMLRSMRKENKKPPLAVASGRSVLGTETKLGARRLRRD; encoded by the exons ATGTATTCTGTGGCAAAAATGAGGTCAGATCGCAAGCCTCCGCTGGCTAAATCGCCGGTCCGGCTGCGGCCCCGCCGAGTTCTTCGCTCAAACTCAACCTCTCTGCAAACCCCACCAG GCTCTTTGACGAAATCCGAGAGACCGAACCGTTTTTGGGGCGCCGACGCATCGGATCTCCGACCCGAGTACCTCTCGATCTCGTGCGAGTTACGTGCTTTAACGAAGAAGGTACGCGAAGAATTTGGCGATGGAGATTCGGACAACGCTGGGATATCCAATTCTTTCAGTGCCAGCTCGAGCACTCTGTTTGAGAGGGGTCGGTTCTACGAGGAGTACTGTGCGAAAAGGAACGAGAGgctgaagaggaagaagaacgaTACAGGGGATGGGAGGAAGAGCGTGTACAATCTCGGCGTAACGGTGGAGTCTGCGAAAAAGAGCACTAGCACGAAGAAGCTCGAGACCCTGAGGAAATCGGTGTCGGCGGCTTACACCGTGGAGCGGAGCGAGGCTCCGACTCCAAGATATATGCTTAGAAGTATGAGGAAGGAGAATAAGAAACCCCCTCTGGCTGTGGCTTCTGGGAGATCCGTGCTTGGCACAGAGACAAAACTTGGGGCTCGAAGGCTTAGGAGAGACTGA